One stretch of Methyloversatilis sp. RAC08 DNA includes these proteins:
- a CDS encoding HDOD domain-containing protein produces MSATPVATDPLQVWVDKLRNQDMPIFSATLAAIGEVAENDASPTSALGRIILRDAGMTARVLRMANSVFFHGEGSRINTISRAIVLLGFDTVRNIAISVALIDAFLAGGVRDRVSAEMARCFHAAVHAKHAATVRGDASPEEVFIATLLSRIGELAFWCFSGEAGQQLDRALRKPGVVPEKVESEVLGFRLRSLTQLLAREWALPGLVANACVDSARSDSREALVIASYRLASAAEAGWQSEKARESVRDYAKLLRQDVATVAPVVAAHAREAACLAGFYGCEEAAARIPVPARPDEEDETGAPAILADPDPALQFDISRRMVALIAAHSASGAVLDLALEGAGRSLGADRAVLALVTANRSQLAARATHGRGAQQLMRHFNFLLAGAARDALTELVDHGRVIDVEASHVPAPGLPSITRLRSALGQRHQVLVPINAHGHVVGVLYVDRAATRPPMRPGTPDALATFAQLAGIALEASSRKS; encoded by the coding sequence ATGAGCGCCACACCCGTTGCCACCGATCCACTGCAGGTCTGGGTGGACAAGCTGCGCAATCAGGACATGCCCATCTTCAGCGCGACGCTGGCCGCCATTGGCGAGGTCGCGGAGAACGACGCGAGTCCGACGTCGGCGCTTGGACGCATCATCCTGCGCGATGCCGGCATGACCGCGCGCGTGCTGCGCATGGCCAATTCCGTGTTCTTCCACGGTGAAGGCAGCCGCATCAACACCATTTCGCGCGCCATCGTGCTGCTCGGTTTCGACACCGTGCGCAACATCGCGATCTCGGTCGCGCTGATCGACGCCTTTCTGGCCGGCGGCGTACGCGACCGGGTCAGCGCCGAAATGGCGCGCTGCTTCCACGCGGCCGTCCATGCAAAGCATGCCGCCACGGTGCGCGGCGATGCCTCGCCCGAAGAGGTGTTCATCGCGACACTGCTGTCGCGCATCGGCGAGTTGGCCTTCTGGTGTTTTTCGGGTGAAGCGGGTCAGCAGTTGGATCGCGCCCTGCGCAAGCCGGGTGTCGTGCCGGAAAAGGTCGAATCAGAAGTGCTCGGCTTCCGTCTGCGCTCGCTCACCCAGTTACTGGCGCGCGAATGGGCGCTGCCCGGGCTGGTGGCGAATGCCTGTGTGGACAGCGCGCGCTCAGACAGCCGCGAAGCGCTGGTAATCGCCAGCTACCGGCTGGCCAGTGCTGCCGAAGCCGGATGGCAAAGCGAAAAGGCACGGGAATCGGTGCGCGACTACGCGAAACTGTTGCGGCAGGATGTGGCGACCGTTGCGCCGGTGGTCGCCGCACACGCGCGCGAAGCGGCCTGCCTGGCTGGCTTTTACGGTTGCGAAGAAGCCGCAGCGCGCATCCCGGTGCCGGCGCGTCCGGACGAAGAGGACGAGACCGGCGCACCGGCCATCCTGGCCGACCCCGATCCGGCGCTGCAGTTCGACATATCGCGCCGCATGGTGGCGCTGATCGCCGCGCACTCGGCTTCAGGCGCGGTGCTCGACCTGGCGCTCGAAGGCGCCGGCCGCTCGCTGGGCGCCGACCGCGCCGTGCTCGCGCTGGTCACCGCCAACCGCTCGCAGCTCGCCGCCCGGGCCACGCACGGCCGCGGCGCGCAGCAACTCATGCGCCATTTCAATTTCCTGCTGGCCGGCGCGGCGCGCGATGCGCTGACCGAACTGGTCGATCACGGACGCGTCATCGACGTCGAGGCGTCACATGTGCCCGCCCCCGGATTGCCGTCGATCACACGCCTGCGTTCGGCACTTGGCCAGCGACACCAGGTGCTGGTGCCGATCAACGCCCATGGCCACGTCGTGGGCGTGCTGTACGTCGATCGCGCCGCGACGCGCCCGCCGATGCGGCCCGGCACGCCGGACGCGCTCGCGACCTTCGCCCAGCTTGCCGGCATCGCCCTGGAAGCGTCCTCGCGCAAGTCCTGA
- a CDS encoding esterase-like activity of phytase family protein gives MKKTLLVALLATFAGHAMAADFSLRVIGEQRIATGTLFEGVEFGGISGLDRAADGRYWAISDDRGGERGTPRFYNLSLDYDAAGFNSVTVNNQTFMQRPDGSTFPSNARTVDPEGIRVAPNGNLYWSSEGNWSANAASRYQPFVREMTTSGAFVREFATPAMFNYVDNATTGGRSNKLFEALTVAPNGTIWIANEDALVQDGPLTSVSNGSVVRVTAIDPVSGASGAQYVYALPPIPVDAVPGAPFGPDNGLPELLAISDTQFIAVERAFAFGVGNTIRLTLAEIMPDTTDVSSFASLTGATYTPMRRELLLDMPITFNGITLDNIEAISWGHTLANGNRTLVLAADNNFSGTQVTQFIALEVSPVPEPTRIAQFLAGLGLMTLTLRMRRR, from the coding sequence ATGAAAAAGACCTTGCTGGTGGCCCTGCTCGCCACCTTTGCCGGCCACGCAATGGCAGCCGACTTTTCGCTGCGCGTCATCGGCGAGCAGCGCATCGCGACCGGCACGCTGTTCGAGGGCGTCGAGTTCGGTGGCATTTCCGGGCTCGACCGCGCCGCCGATGGCCGCTACTGGGCGATTTCGGATGACCGCGGCGGCGAGCGCGGCACGCCGCGCTTCTACAACCTGTCACTGGACTACGACGCGGCCGGCTTCAATAGCGTCACCGTGAACAACCAGACCTTCATGCAGCGGCCGGACGGCTCGACCTTCCCGTCGAATGCGCGCACGGTCGATCCGGAAGGCATCCGGGTGGCGCCGAACGGCAACCTGTACTGGTCGTCGGAGGGCAACTGGAGCGCCAATGCGGCCAGCCGCTACCAGCCCTTCGTGCGGGAAATGACCACTTCGGGCGCCTTCGTGCGCGAGTTCGCCACACCGGCGATGTTCAACTACGTCGACAACGCCACCACCGGCGGGCGCAGCAACAAGCTGTTCGAAGCACTGACGGTGGCGCCGAACGGCACGATCTGGATCGCCAACGAAGACGCGCTGGTGCAGGACGGCCCGCTCACCTCGGTGAGCAACGGCAGCGTGGTGCGCGTCACGGCGATCGATCCGGTCAGCGGCGCATCAGGTGCGCAATATGTATACGCCTTGCCGCCGATTCCGGTCGATGCCGTGCCAGGCGCACCGTTCGGCCCGGACAACGGCCTGCCCGAGCTGCTGGCGATTTCCGACACGCAGTTCATCGCTGTGGAACGCGCCTTCGCCTTCGGGGTCGGCAACACCATCCGCCTCACGCTGGCCGAAATCATGCCTGACACGACCGACGTCAGCAGCTTCGCCAGCCTCACCGGTGCGACCTACACGCCGATGCGCCGCGAGCTGCTGCTCGACATGCCGATCACGTTCAACGGCATCACGCTGGACAACATCGAGGCGATCAGCTGGGGCCACACGCTGGCCAACGGCAACCGCACGCTGGTGCTGGCCGCGGACAACAACTTCAGCGGCACCCAGGTCACCCAGTTCATCGCACTCGAAGTGTCTCCCGTACCCGAACCCACCCGCATCGCGCAGTTTCTCGCCGGCCTCGGCCTGATGACGCTGACGCTGCGCATGCGCCGTCGCTGA
- a CDS encoding glycerophosphodiester phosphodiesterase translates to MKNLVTLRPALLCVALLSAFNAPAAFAWNTLSGAAPIVIGHRGASGYLPEHTLASYALAIEQGAHFIEPDLVLTKDGHLIARHEPILDGTTNVSSMFDASRKTTRLLDGVSTTAYFADTFTLAEIKTLRAIQPRADRDQSFNGLYDIPTLDEVITLAQSKGVGIYPELKHSVYMNAQAANNGFAANYFEDKLVSTLHAAYGNAAAAPVFIQSFEVSNLQYLNGRTDIRLVQLMDAWDVNADGSMDLTVPPYDRPFDFAEAGDPRTFGDLLTPAGLDFIASYADGIGPWKPYLLKTVADGVERTGDGVIDARDRLVEGSTGIVEAAHARGLLVHTWTFRDDSIGYQLGYGTPEEEYAAFYALGVDGVFSDHPDTALAALAAVPEPETYAMLLAGLGLIGFAARRRA, encoded by the coding sequence ATGAAAAATCTGGTCACGCTTCGTCCCGCCCTGCTGTGCGTCGCACTGCTGTCCGCCTTCAACGCACCGGCGGCCTTCGCCTGGAACACGCTGTCCGGCGCCGCCCCGATCGTCATCGGCCACCGTGGCGCATCCGGCTACCTGCCGGAGCACACGCTGGCTTCGTATGCGCTCGCCATCGAACAGGGTGCGCACTTCATCGAACCCGATCTGGTGCTGACGAAGGACGGTCACCTGATCGCCCGCCACGAGCCGATACTGGATGGCACGACCAATGTGTCCAGCATGTTCGACGCCAGCCGCAAAACCACGCGCTTGCTCGACGGTGTGTCGACCACCGCCTACTTCGCCGACACCTTCACGCTGGCCGAGATCAAGACGCTGCGCGCCATCCAGCCGCGCGCCGACCGCGACCAGAGCTTCAACGGGCTGTACGACATCCCGACGCTTGACGAAGTGATCACGCTGGCGCAGTCGAAGGGCGTGGGCATCTATCCGGAACTGAAGCACTCGGTCTACATGAATGCACAGGCCGCGAACAACGGTTTTGCCGCGAATTACTTCGAGGACAAGCTGGTCAGCACGCTGCATGCCGCCTACGGCAACGCGGCCGCCGCGCCGGTGTTCATCCAGTCCTTCGAAGTGTCGAACCTGCAGTACCTGAATGGCAGGACCGACATCCGTCTGGTGCAGTTGATGGATGCCTGGGACGTGAATGCCGACGGCAGCATGGACCTGACGGTGCCGCCGTATGACCGCCCGTTCGACTTCGCCGAAGCGGGTGACCCGCGCACCTTCGGCGACCTGCTGACCCCAGCCGGCCTCGACTTCATCGCCTCCTACGCCGACGGCATCGGCCCGTGGAAGCCCTATCTGCTGAAGACCGTGGCCGACGGCGTCGAGCGCACCGGCGACGGCGTCATCGACGCACGCGACCGGCTGGTCGAAGGCAGCACCGGCATCGTCGAAGCCGCCCACGCACGTGGCCTGCTGGTGCACACCTGGACTTTCCGCGACGACTCGATCGGATACCAGCTTGGCTACGGCACACCGGAAGAGGAATACGCCGCGTTCTACGCCCTGGGCGTCGATGGCGTGTTCTCGGATCACCCGGACACCGCACTGGCTGCGCTGGCCGCCGTACCCGAACCCGAAACCTACGCGATGCTGCTGGCGGGCCTGGGCCTGATCGGCTTCGCCGCCCGTCGTCGCGCCTGA
- a CDS encoding endonuclease/exonuclease/phosphatase family protein gives MKYALTPIALALLATAGAAQAETVRFATFNASLNRDAAGDLLSDLANPGAVGVSTIVANRIQQARNVAEIAQRVQADVLLVNEFDFDLNGTPTASSVPMGLGYSSEGARLFQQNFLSVGQGNGVRGLTSGIDYAYRYTPNTNTGLASGFDLNNNGVIGGGDDAFGFGNYGGQFGFTIYSKYEIVGVRSFQNFLWKDMPGNLLTNDPTANPLTDFYSADEINALRLSSKNHVDVTVRINGQDVHFLTAHPTPPTFDGAEDRNGKRNHDEIRFWADYVNGAGYIYDDQGGNGGLAAGAKFVIAGDYNADPFDGDSYQGAINQLLGDPRVNTSLTPASAGGTAAATYPSNNGTANQSHIGDPQFDTADFSDSAPGNLRVDYVLPSANLEMTDAGIFWPVDPDTSVPNTTGDLFDLVGTFRDPNLYANLASSDHKAVWVDVTVVPEPETYAMLLAGLGLIAAASRRRK, from the coding sequence ATGAAATACGCACTCACCCCGATCGCCCTTGCACTGCTGGCCACGGCCGGCGCCGCGCAGGCGGAAACCGTCCGTTTCGCCACCTTCAATGCCTCGCTGAACCGCGACGCCGCGGGTGATCTGCTGTCCGACCTCGCCAACCCGGGCGCGGTCGGCGTCAGCACCATCGTCGCGAATCGCATTCAGCAGGCGCGCAACGTGGCCGAAATCGCCCAACGCGTGCAGGCCGACGTACTGCTGGTGAACGAATTCGACTTCGATCTGAATGGCACACCCACTGCCAGCAGCGTGCCGATGGGCCTCGGTTATTCGAGCGAAGGCGCACGGTTGTTCCAGCAGAACTTCCTGTCGGTCGGCCAGGGCAATGGGGTGCGCGGCCTGACCAGCGGCATCGATTACGCGTATCGCTACACGCCGAACACCAACACGGGTCTGGCGTCCGGCTTCGACCTGAACAATAACGGCGTGATCGGTGGCGGCGACGATGCATTCGGTTTCGGCAACTACGGCGGCCAGTTCGGTTTCACGATCTACTCGAAGTACGAGATCGTCGGCGTGCGCAGCTTCCAGAATTTCCTGTGGAAGGACATGCCGGGCAATCTGCTGACCAATGACCCGACCGCCAATCCGCTCACCGACTTCTACTCTGCAGACGAAATCAATGCGCTGCGCCTGTCGTCGAAGAATCATGTCGATGTGACGGTGCGCATCAACGGTCAGGACGTGCATTTCCTGACCGCCCACCCGACGCCGCCCACCTTCGACGGCGCGGAAGACCGTAACGGCAAGCGCAATCACGACGAAATCCGCTTCTGGGCCGACTACGTCAATGGCGCCGGCTACATCTATGATGATCAGGGTGGCAACGGCGGCCTGGCTGCGGGCGCGAAGTTCGTCATCGCGGGCGACTACAACGCCGACCCGTTCGACGGCGACAGCTATCAGGGTGCGATCAACCAGCTGCTGGGCGACCCGCGGGTGAATACCTCGCTGACCCCGGCGTCGGCCGGCGGTACCGCCGCGGCGACCTACCCCAGCAACAACGGCACGGCGAACCAGTCGCACATCGGCGACCCGCAGTTCGATACCGCCGACTTCAGCGATTCGGCACCGGGCAATCTGCGCGTCGATTACGTGCTGCCGTCGGCCAACCTCGAAATGACCGATGCCGGCATCTTCTGGCCGGTCGATCCGGATACGTCGGTGCCGAACACCACCGGCGACCTGTTCGACCTCGTCGGCACATTCCGCGACCCCAATCTGTACGCCAATCTGGCGAGCTCTGACCACAAGGCGGTGTGGGTGGATGTGACGGTCGTGCCGGAACCCGAAACGTACGCGATGCTGCTGGCCGGTCTGGGTCTGATTGCCGCGGCGTCGCGGCGCCGGAAGTAA